In Parageobacillus sp. KH3-4, the genomic window TGCGTACGCTCCGGTAGCTCCCGCAGCCACTGCATTGGTCGCTTCCTGTGTCATCGTCACCGCCATCTTGGTGCCAATCGTCACTGCTTGGTGGGCAAAGCGGGTCGGGGCAGGCGACCAGGCAAACGTTTGATATACGGAGGGAGACTGGATGAACAAACTAGCAATTATTGCCGATGACTTGACCGGCGCTTCCGATTCCGGGGTACAATTCGCCAGAAAGGGGCTTGTCACGCAGGTCTTGTTTGATCTGACCGGACTGTCTGGCGAGCGGGAAGTAGAGGTAATTGTGGTCGACACCGATAGCCGAGCGCTTCCCGCGCTTGATGCATACCAAAAGGTACAGGATGCAGCGAAAACATTACAAGAGATGGGATTTAACCAACTATACAAAAAAATCGATTCCACCCTTAGAGGAAATATAGGAGCGGAAATCGATGCCATTTATGATGCAATCAAACCGACATTTATGATTATCGCACCAGGTTATCCTAAAAACGGGAGAACCATTTATAAAGGGTATCATTTTTTACACGATACATTGCTACATGAAACAGAATTATCACGAGATCCGAAATGCCCGATAAAAGAATCTTATGTTCCCAGGTTAATTGCCAAGCAGACAGATCGCCCTATAGGGTTGATTGACTATCAAACACTTCGTCTCGGATTTGACAAAGTCAAAGAACAGCTCGATCGCTATCGGGCAAACGGCATTCCTTACATTATTTTTGACTCCTTGAGCGAGGAAGATTTACAGCGCATTGTCCGATACGTGTGCCGCATCAACGAAAAAGTCGTATGGGTCGGTTCGGCAGGCCTTGCCAATTATCTTCCCGAAGCAGAAGCATATCGCCTGCAAAAATCAAAAAAAGCGGCCATGATTGAGCCAAACGAACGGCCCATCCTGCTAGTCGTAGGAAGTGTGAGCCAAGTATCCCGCAGACAGCTCGATCGTGCCCTTTCTTTAAAAAACGTGAAAGGAATACAGGTGGATTCCGTAAAACTCGTAAGCGATAACCAGTCCCGTTATGAGGAAATGGAAAAGGCCTTTCACCAGGCAGAAAACTGGGCAAAACAAGGATACCATATTGCCCTCTATTCCTCTGCTTCACCCAATGAAATAAAACAAGTACAGGCCATAGGTGAAGCCAACGGATGGAGCACTATAGAAATAAGCAATTTCATCGCCCAAAACCTAGGAGAGATCTCCGCTACATTAATTAATAAAGGGTATTTTGGAGCAATGATATTAACGGGTGGCGATACGGCGAAATATGTATGCAATAACATTGGGGCGACAGGGTTTGAATTGTTAGATGAAGTCGAGCCAGGAGTGCCGATAGCGAAACTAATTCATGAATCAAAGATGTATACAGTGACAAAGGCGGGAGCCTTTGGTTCGGAAAATACATTTATTCAAGCCATCCATCAATTACAAGGAGTAGATGTCAAATGAAACCTGTTATCGGAATAACGATGGGAGACGCTGCCGGCATAGGACCAGAGATTATCGTAAAAGCTCTCCAAAACACCTCCATCTATGAACAATGCAACCCTTTAGTGATAGGAGATGCAAAAATACTAGAAAGGGCAACTCGAATTACGAATTCTAGATTGACCATTAACTCTATTTCAAACGTAAAGGAAGCAACTTACCAATACGGCACGATCGATTGCATCGATTTAAATTTGCTTCCCGCTGATTTGCCTTTTGGCCAAGTATCAGCTGCTGCAGGAGATGCCGCATTCCAATTCTTAAAACGCGCAATCGAATTAGCGAAAAACGGGGATATTCAGGCAATTTGTACGGCTCCTTTAAATAAAGAAGCACTGCACAAAGGAGGCCATCTATATCCAGGACACACAGAAATTTTGGCCGATTTAACAGGCACTCAAGATTACGCGATGATGCTGTCTTCTCCGAAACTGAAGGTCATCCATATTACTACCCATGTCGGGCTAATCAAAGCCATTGAAATGATCAATCCGGATCGCACCTACAAAGTCATTAAGCTAGCCCATGAAACGTTAGCAAGAGCAGGAAAAGAAAATCCAAGCATCGCTGTGTGCGGCATTAATCCTCATGCTGGGGAAAATGGACTGTTCGGCAATGGAGAGGAAGAGGAAAAACTCATCCCCGCCATCCGCCAAGCTCAATCGGAAGGAATTAATGTAACTGGACCGTACCCGGCAGATACATTATTTTACCGTGCAGTACGCGGAGATTTTGATATTGTGGTAGCTTGCTACCATGACCAAGGACACGCCCCTATTAAAGTGTTAGGGCTAGAAGCCGGAGTAAACATCACCGTCGGCCTCAAAGGCGGCATCATCCGCACATCTGTCGATCATGGAACAGCCTTTGATATCGCAGGAAAAAATCTAGCGGACGAACGAAGCATGATCGAAGCCATTCGCGTGGCTGTTGAACTTGCTCCGAAAGTTTGAACGCCAACCTTAGCATCATCTAGCATCATTCATCAAAACCTATTGCTTACTATTTTCCAAACCGAACAACGACCAAATCCGACGCTGTCGTAATCAATTATACACGGAATATTCAGTCATTAATATTCACAAACCAGCCGCCCTTGTTGCAGGGCGGCTGGTTTTTCTTAACCCTTCCGCTGCCATCCACGCGCTTTGATGATTGGTTTCATGAATATTCTGTTTTCCATCCGGATATTCTTCATCAATTTTTTTCGATGGGGCGACAAACTACATCGAGATACCCGGAAGCAGCCAGTATGTTCAATGACTGCTTTGCGACCGGTTGCCTTTTCACCTGTTTCCATCCTTTCTTTAACGGAATCGCCTAATTCCAGTTGGCGACAAGCACGCAGCTGCTTATACGGAAAAAAAGCGGGAATGGTGTTACCGTTCATTTTCATCGGCTTAATGGGAATCGATAAACTGTAGCATTTCTTTTTCTGGAAATACGTGAATGTCTTATACGGCGATTTTAGTGCACCTGGATGGCTATCGGTCTCGTGGTCCGCCCCGGAAAAAACAGCAGAATGGCGGGATGCGGCAGCGAATTTGGCTGGAGTTTCTGTAGAGGCGGCCGGTATCCACATTATCATGACGTATTTATCGTTGGATCACCATATTGCTTGTTTCTTTTACCTAAATATTGGTTAATATATAATGATGAAAATGTTTCACGATAAGAAGGAAAAGGATGGATCAAATCATGTCGACATATGCGAACAAGAAACGTGTTATCATGCTTCTTATTGATTCTTTAATGTATCCGCCCTTGGAAAAGGCAGTAAAAGAAGGAAGCGCTCCTGCATTCCAATTTTTCATGGAAAATGGAAAGGTTTTTCCAAACATCGTGAGCCCTTTCCCAACGATGTCTGTAACGGTAGACAGTTCGCTGCTAACAGGTGTGTATGCGAATATTCATAAAATCCCTGGGTTAGTATGGTTTCATGATGAAGAAAAGCGGCTGATCAATTACGGAAGCCACATCAGAGAACTGGTCAAGCTTGGACTCATTCGCTCGCTCAAGGACATTATATACCATATGAACAATCATCATTTAAGCAAAGAAATTAAAACGATTCATGAAGAAATGTCTATGAAAGGAAAAGCAACCGCTTCCATTAATGCTCTTATTTATCGCGGAAATACAGAGCATGATCTAAAATTGCCAAGACTGCTGACGTTTTTCACTTCTTGGAATAAAGAGGCGAAAACAAAAGGAAGCCGACTATTTACATATGGGTCCTTTTCAAAAATCAGTCCTTTAAAACGAAACGGATATTTCTGGCAAAAATTTGGGTTTAATGATCGATTTTCCGTCCAAGAATTAAAATATCTGATTGAAACAGATTCCCTTCCTTCTTTTACCATTGTTTATTTTCCTGATATGGACAAAATCGTCCATAAACATGGCCCGATGGATATAAAGGGAATCTGCAAAGTAGACAAACAGCTGCAAAACATATTGAGCTGCTATGATTCTTGGGAGGAAGCTTTAAAGGGCAATTATTGGATTATCATGGGAGACAACGGCCAGGCTCCGATTGACTCCGATCGGAACAAAGCCTTAATTGATTTAAGAAAATCCCTTCGTTCTTATCAAATCATGGCATTAAAAGATGGGATAAAAGATAGCGATGAGGTTGCGCTTGGGGTGAATGAACGAATGGCCTTTATTTATACATTAAACCCTGAACGTGCGCCACTTCCGGATATCGCGAAAACGTTGCAAAAGGACGACAGAGTGGATGTCATTGCTTGGATGGAAAAAGAATCTGTTCACGTCATATCTGGAGTTCGACAGGGAAAACTGATTTTTCAACCAAATGGACCATTGGTGGACGAGTATGAACAATCGTGGGATATAGCAGGAGATGCAGGCGTTTTGGATCTGACGGTAAAGAACAATCAGATTTTGTATGATGAATATCCGGATGCGCTGTCCCGATTGCACAGCTCGCTCACTTCTCATGGAGGAAATTATCTTGTTGCAAGTGCTAGACCAGGATTTGAATTTATCGGTGAAGGCTCTCCCACTCATGTTGGAGGGGCAAGCCATGGGGGACTTCATAAACAAGATTCGCTAGTGCCGATGATTGTGACTGGCACGGATTCGTCCCCAAAACATTTACGCATTATTGATTTAAAAGATTGGATTTTAACCCTGATTGATTGATGCAGATGGGCCATTCCAGCCTCCCGCTGGCAATACTCCTTTGGCAGGAGGCTCTGTATTTCCTTCACATTTCCACGATGCCTCATATCTTCAAGTGAATATTCCGCTTCCCAGCCCCAGCTCCCTTATCCGTCTGCTTCAAGAAGGTGATAAGGCGTGCCGGGGCGTCGACTGAGTCAAGATTTTGTAGGGATTTTTTCGGGTTAAAAAAGCTTTTTCCTTCTTATGCTAAGCTTTTTCCTTCTTATGCTGCTTTTTACCGCCTATTGCGCTCCATTCTTTTCCTCATTAACTTCCGTGGAATGTAATTCGATCACTTGAAATAATTTCCATATAAGCCCATCCGTTCTTGCAGAACAGACTCAGGACCGGGTGTTTCCAGAATAACAGCAAAAATTAGCAATTGGTAATGCTAACAGTGACAACAGCATATCATAATACGGATAATATTTTATGGTTTTGATTTCTTATTGTATACCGTATTGCATATTCCTTAAAAAATCATCCGCTCGCTGGGGTTACCCCCACTTTCCGTCTCTTCTTCTAATCTATTTATTATAGGAGTCCCTTAAACTTCTTCAAAGCCTGTTTCTCTTTTAAGTGTTTGTTCCATAAATTGAATCAAATCGTCTCTTAATTCCTTATTCTGCAACGCAAACTCAATTGTCGTTTTGATAAATCCGAGCTTTTCGCCGACGTCGTAGCGCTCTCCTTCGAATTCGTAGGCGAAAACTCGTTGGATTTCATTTAGTTTTTGAATTGCATCGGTAAGCTGAATTTCGCCGCCGGCGCCGGCTTCTTGTTTTTCAAGGAATAAGAAGATTTCTGGGGTGAGTACGTATCGCCCCATAATCGCCAAGTTGGACGGCGCGGTGCCTGGCGCTGGCTTTTCAACGAATTGGCGGACTTGGTAGCGGCGTCCGTGCTGTTCAAGCGGATCGATAATGCCATAGCGGTGCGTTTCCTCATCGGGAACCCGTTTGACGCCAATGACCGAGCTGAATGTTTGCTCGTATTGTTCGATGAGCTGTTTTAAGCACGGCGTTTCCGCCTGTACGATGTCATCTCCCAAAAGGACGGCAAACGGCTCGTCTCCGATGAAGTTGCGCGCACACCAGACAGCGTGACCAAGCCCTTTCGGTTCTTTTTGGCGGATGTAGTGAATATCGACTTTCGATGGCTCTTTCACTTTTTCGAGCAGATCCAGTTTTCCTTGTTTCATTAGTATTTGTTCCAGTTCATAGGCGTTGTCGAAATGGTCCTCGATCGCACGTTTTCCTTTCCCTGTGACGATGATAATATCTTCGATGCCAGAGGCAATCGCTTCTTCGACGATGTATTGGATCGTTGGCTTATCGACGATCGGGAGCATTTCTTTCGGCATCGCTTTCGTCGCTGGTAAAAATCTTGTTCCGAGCCCCGCGGCCGGGATGATCGCTTTGCGTACTTTTTTCAACGAAACCCCTCTTTTCTTCTAGATTTTGCGATACGCGCCGACGTATGAGCTATTGATGAATAGAACATACGTCGATGCACATCATAATAAAAATAGCCCCTTGTTGGGACCTAGCTTGGTTTAACCACAAAAACAACGGCTTCATTGGAATAATAAACCAGCTAATTCGCTTCTTCTGTTTTTTAGAAAAAGTTTCATGCGAAGATGCTAGAGATTGCCCCCTGATTTTCCCTTACAACAATACCGCTGTAAATCAATCTTTCCGTGAAATATTTTTTCAAAATCGGTGAAAATCGAGCATCTAACCCGCCCTCATACCACACCCTCGACGACTGGCGTCTAAGGTGATAGGACCGTCATCGTCCCCACCCACGGCATGGCCGAGTGCCTCCATTGATAACGGTAAGGAGACATCACCGGAAATAGGATGTAAACGAGGCCGGTTTATTTCATCCGTTTACACACGCCACCACCGCATGACCTTTCTTCTCCTCATTTTCCGCCGCCGTTTGTGAAAATTAGCAGTCATTCGATAAAATTTTAGAGAAAATGAAAAATATGTTTTATGACGACCATATTATCATAAAACATATTAGAATAAACCTAAAAATTTTTTCCTTTTTATCCGTTCCGGCTCTTCTCGGTAAACTGCCTGCCCGCTGAGAAGAAGTTCAGCGTTTTCTTGAAAGAAGTAGACGGCATTGATGCCGAATTCGTGGTCAATGACATCATACGCTTCCTGCAAGCGGAACGGGCGGCTTGTCGTGTTGTGCGCATCGGAAGCAATGAAATGCGCCAAATTGGCTTCGATCAGCTGCAAGGAAAATTTTTTGATGTTTTTTCCGAAATGCCCTGATACGCTTGCAGCCGTCAATTGCGTCAATACGCCTTTTTTGACAAGCTCATAAAGCCGATCGGGATTTTCGATAATTTCTGCATTGCGTTCTGGATGAGCGATAACTGGAATAAGACCTTTCAATTGCAAATCAACTAACAGTCGATCGGCGTAGCGCGGCACATGGTCGAACGGAAATTCGATTAACAAATACTGGCTGTCTCCTGCTATTGGTAATAATTCCTTTTTTTCAAAACTTTCCAACAAATCGCCATGAATGCGGACTTCCTGACCCGGCAATATGGTGAGCGGGATTCCGTGCCGTTTGATCGCTTCGTTGAATCGCGTTACGGCCGCCATAATCGACTGCTTCGCATTGTCGTATTTTCCGTTTTTATAATGAGGAGTCGCGATGATCGTCGCAATCCCTTCCTTTACCGCTTCACGCGCCATCTCGATGGCGTCAGCAACCGTTTGCGCGCCGTCATCGACACCCGGCAAAATATGGCTATGTATATCGATCATCGCCAACCCTTCCTTATGCTCTATTTCAAAATTCTAAACATCTATTATGTTAACATAGGTCAATGGTTCTAGCAATCGACATTTTTTGTTGAATTTTGCCGAAAAATCTTTTT contains:
- a CDS encoding four-carbon acid sugar kinase family protein, which translates into the protein MNKLAIIADDLTGASDSGVQFARKGLVTQVLFDLTGLSGEREVEVIVVDTDSRALPALDAYQKVQDAAKTLQEMGFNQLYKKIDSTLRGNIGAEIDAIYDAIKPTFMIIAPGYPKNGRTIYKGYHFLHDTLLHETELSRDPKCPIKESYVPRLIAKQTDRPIGLIDYQTLRLGFDKVKEQLDRYRANGIPYIIFDSLSEEDLQRIVRYVCRINEKVVWVGSAGLANYLPEAEAYRLQKSKKAAMIEPNERPILLVVGSVSQVSRRQLDRALSLKNVKGIQVDSVKLVSDNQSRYEEMEKAFHQAENWAKQGYHIALYSSASPNEIKQVQAIGEANGWSTIEISNFIAQNLGEISATLINKGYFGAMILTGGDTAKYVCNNIGATGFELLDEVEPGVPIAKLIHESKMYTVTKAGAFGSENTFIQAIHQLQGVDVK
- the pdxA gene encoding 4-hydroxythreonine-4-phosphate dehydrogenase PdxA, with translation MKPVIGITMGDAAGIGPEIIVKALQNTSIYEQCNPLVIGDAKILERATRITNSRLTINSISNVKEATYQYGTIDCIDLNLLPADLPFGQVSAAAGDAAFQFLKRAIELAKNGDIQAICTAPLNKEALHKGGHLYPGHTEILADLTGTQDYAMMLSSPKLKVIHITTHVGLIKAIEMINPDRTYKVIKLAHETLARAGKENPSIAVCGINPHAGENGLFGNGEEEEKLIPAIRQAQSEGINVTGPYPADTLFYRAVRGDFDIVVACYHDQGHAPIKVLGLEAGVNITVGLKGGIIRTSVDHGTAFDIAGKNLADERSMIEAIRVAVELAPKV
- a CDS encoding alkaline phosphatase family protein, coding for MSTYANKKRVIMLLIDSLMYPPLEKAVKEGSAPAFQFFMENGKVFPNIVSPFPTMSVTVDSSLLTGVYANIHKIPGLVWFHDEEKRLINYGSHIRELVKLGLIRSLKDIIYHMNNHHLSKEIKTIHEEMSMKGKATASINALIYRGNTEHDLKLPRLLTFFTSWNKEAKTKGSRLFTYGSFSKISPLKRNGYFWQKFGFNDRFSVQELKYLIETDSLPSFTIVYFPDMDKIVHKHGPMDIKGICKVDKQLQNILSCYDSWEEALKGNYWIIMGDNGQAPIDSDRNKALIDLRKSLRSYQIMALKDGIKDSDEVALGVNERMAFIYTLNPERAPLPDIAKTLQKDDRVDVIAWMEKESVHVISGVRQGKLIFQPNGPLVDEYEQSWDIAGDAGVLDLTVKNNQILYDEYPDALSRLHSSLTSHGGNYLVASARPGFEFIGEGSPTHVGGASHGGLHKQDSLVPMIVTGTDSSPKHLRIIDLKDWILTLID
- the galU gene encoding UTP--glucose-1-phosphate uridylyltransferase GalU; translation: MKKVRKAIIPAAGLGTRFLPATKAMPKEMLPIVDKPTIQYIVEEAIASGIEDIIIVTGKGKRAIEDHFDNAYELEQILMKQGKLDLLEKVKEPSKVDIHYIRQKEPKGLGHAVWCARNFIGDEPFAVLLGDDIVQAETPCLKQLIEQYEQTFSSVIGVKRVPDEETHRYGIIDPLEQHGRRYQVRQFVEKPAPGTAPSNLAIMGRYVLTPEIFLFLEKQEAGAGGEIQLTDAIQKLNEIQRVFAYEFEGERYDVGEKLGFIKTTIEFALQNKELRDDLIQFMEQTLKRETGFEEV
- a CDS encoding CpsB/CapC family capsule biosynthesis tyrosine phosphatase, which codes for MIDIHSHILPGVDDGAQTVADAIEMAREAVKEGIATIIATPHYKNGKYDNAKQSIMAAVTRFNEAIKRHGIPLTILPGQEVRIHGDLLESFEKKELLPIAGDSQYLLIEFPFDHVPRYADRLLVDLQLKGLIPVIAHPERNAEIIENPDRLYELVKKGVLTQLTAASVSGHFGKNIKKFSLQLIEANLAHFIASDAHNTTSRPFRLQEAYDVIDHEFGINAVYFFQENAELLLSGQAVYREEPERIKRKKFLGLF